The Sebastes fasciatus isolate fSebFas1 chromosome 22, fSebFas1.pri, whole genome shotgun sequence genome includes the window tattaactcatacatcatagaatgataatataatatataaactctcccaagtttatttacatcccacatatccatccggagttaaaacaTAGATATAAACCTACCTTTAACACAACTCctatcacaactcttcctcaaccatatacctcccaaatatatattttgttatatagcttttaaaagtgatttatatttgtgctgcgcttcaacccatcacctaacccattccacaaatccaccccactgATGAAATACACAAACTCTTCTTtgttgtacgaacacaatgctttttaaaattaaattttcctcttaaattataacccttatcttatcaacatgggagtgggtaaatatgctgctttatgcaaatgtaggtatatatgtattattgtaaatcaattaacaacacagatcaatgacagatattgatccagaaaccctcacaggtactgcatttagcataaaacaatatgctccaatcataacatggcaaactgcagcccaacaggcaacaacagctgtcagtgtgtcagtgtgctgacttgactatgacttgccccaaactgcatgtgatgatcataaagtgggcatgtctgtaaaggggagactcgtgggtacccatagaacccatttacattcactgatctggaggtcagaggtcaagggacccctttgaaaatggccttgccagttttttatcctcgccaaaatgtagcacaagtttggagcgttatttaacctgctTACCGaaaagctagtataacatgagtggtaccgatggattccttaggttttgtagtttcatatgataccagtattttcactccgcttctacaacctccaaaacatttattgcgtgaaagaaattagaggcgttAAAATCAACTTAAACAGCCCTAATAAGGATACAAGACTTGAGTTTCAATATATGAAATTAATCATGCTTTTGCACTGAGAAATTACTTtttcatttgatatttttttttttccaaaagctgaacatgacctttttttgtgaaattaaaATACCATCTAAAAGTGGCATACTAATATTATAAGTCAGTTAATATCTGGTGAAAGAATAAGCtatcaagtttttaaaaaatgacgtGTCGGCTTTTGGTGCTTCTGACTCACTAAAATAAGCCCATAGTCTTAATATGTTTGATATAATGGTGATTTTGCACCGCTATCTCTGTGGTTTTCACCCCTCGTCTATCTTGCATATTCAGGAGACTCTCTACTTTTTAACACCAAGCAGCAGACTGTATAGTCGTTAAATGACTATCTGAATTAGTCATACTGACACTGCAATCGTCAAATCAAGAAATCAAAGTCATTTTGAAACAGATCTCTGTGTAGCGGTGCAGTATGCGCCAACAATCAGTCAAAAGATAAAAACCACAGCTTCAAATCTAAGAAAAAAAGGAGGGTATCTTATTTAATTTGGTTATAAAAAGCTATGACTTACTTTGTCCGGAGTTATTGTTTAATTGATGCTGTGTCTGGCCTGTCTATGACCCACACCGGactaactcctcctcctcctcaggtcCAGGAGCTGGTCCTGGATAACTGTCGCTCTGGCGAAGGAAAGATCGAAGGAATCACAGAAGAGTTCTCCAATCTGGAGCTGCTCAGCCTCATCAACGTGGGCCTGACCAGCGTAGCAGACATCCCCAAACTGGACAAACTCAAAAAGGTACGAGACCCAAAACACACTCAGACTGGACAGTTTCAGAAAGAAAAGGTAGAAAACAAATGCATGATGTTAACATGAACATATGGCTGCACAAACTCCTGCTTATCAAGGCTATCTTTGTGTTATTTCCAGTCACTTTTTATGTTAGGACGTCCACAGGAAAACGAGAAATTGATATAGAGAAAATTAATCTGTCACTATTCTCTGGTTCCagattctcaaatgtgagaattttgATGCTACTTTTTGTCCGAAATGACAGTAGACTGAGGAACTTTAGATTTTTACATTGGACgatgagaaaataatcattagttgaagCCCTAGTTAAAAATATTCAAGAAGTTTGATCCCCAGTTATTGTGATCAATAATTGTGATCAAAAATCTCTATGTAGCAAAGtagttatgattattattttcgATTCATACAGCCCCAAATTAGAAATATTACTCTAAATGTGGCTGTACATTATATTCCTTTGTacgtatttattcattatatttAGAGTCAATGCATCTCAGCAAACGTGCAACATCTTACTGTTTTTATAGGTCAAGCAAATACATGTTTTCTCATTATAATATATAGTTGTAACTcttctttatttgtattaatgtttgatatatatgtgtatgcacCGTCAGGATTGCTTCTTCATTTTGTTCTACTTTGTGCAGTGACAATAAAATAattctattctaattatttAGATATGgtattaatcaactaattgtgtCAGCTTCACCATTAAATcaatcttcctgtttcttcctgTGTGCAGTTGGAGCTGAGTGACAACAGGATATCAGGCGGTCTGGAGGTCTTGGCCGAGCGGCTGGTGAACCTAACGCACCTCAACCTCAGTGGGAATAAGTTCAAAGACATCAGCACCCTCGAGCCGCTGGTAGGTGGAGTCAGACTCTAAAACACACGTTCTGTACACCAACACCTCGTAGCCCCTTTCTGCAGATTTGCTGGACATTCTTTTAAAATTTGCGCTCCATCTGAACGTAAACTTGACTTGTTAGTAACGGCTTTATGATAACTGATCAACTCTGTTGTCCCTCCAGAAAAAGTTGCCCCAGCTGAAGAGTCTGGATCTGTTTAACTGCGAGGTGACCAACCTTGCCGACTACAGGGAGTCCATCTTCAAGCTCCTCCCCCAGCTCACCTACCTGGACGGCTACGACATCGACGACTGCGAGGCGTCCGACTCTGACGGCGAGGGAGACGGAGTCGACACTGATGACGAAGAGGGTTTGGGTAAAAGCAACACTTAAAGAATAAATATAGATTTAgatgtgatgtttctgctgcagtCACGATCAGACAACTCACCTGTACTCTGTATTCCAGAGGGCGAGTCGGAGGACTTtgaggacgaggaagaagaggatgaggaagacGTAGTGGCTGTAgaggatgacgatgatgatgacagTGACGAGGTGAGTCTGACTCAGAAATATATCCAGAGATGTGAAGTTAGAAATGTGAAGttagtaaattaattaaataaattgatTCAAACGGTCCACATCGAGATCAACTTTGGTAAACGCCTTTTTTGATGTTGACCAATAGCAGGCCACCGTGTCGGCGCTAACTGACGTTTGAGGGGTCGGAGCGCTGGAGAGTCCAAGTTACAGGAAGCTGTCGTAGCTTATTAGCCGCGTGCCACCATCCAGTTTTATTCAACCTATGTCGGAGGAGATACTGTAACATTAGCATCTATTTGGAGAATTGGATTCCAGTAGGATTGTTTCTGACTCGTGTGATTTCAAAAAGCTCCA containing:
- the LOC141761354 gene encoding acidic leucine-rich nuclear phosphoprotein 32 family member D-like, which translates into the protein MDMKKRVSLELRHRSPTEVQELVLDNCRSGEGKIEGITEEFSNLELLSLINVGLTSVADIPKLDKLKKLELSDNRISGGLEVLAERLVNLTHLNLSGNKFKDISTLEPLKKLPQLKSLDLFNCEVTNLADYRESIFKLLPQLTYLDGYDIDDCEASDSDGEGDGVDTDDEEGLEGESEDFEDEEEEDEEDVVAVEDDDDDDSDEEGEVNGDVDSEDDDDDDDDDDDDEDSSPAKGEKRKREPEDEDDDEEDD